A window from Lentimicrobium sp. L6 encodes these proteins:
- a CDS encoding ABC transporter permease yields the protein MNSATDISIWELASGLLLFIIPITLFYIYKIWIIKDVLIGLIRMLIQLSLVALYLEWIFELNNAWLNSLWVMVMIMVGIFTTIRRVALNWRMFLLPLLLASLTSVFIVDLFFLGWVLKLDYFFEARYFIPITGMVLGNALNHNIVGLTTYFKGLTDKSDLYMFLLSNTGSKKLALRPFINDAIKQGLNPMIATMSVIGLISLPGMMTGQILGGSSPVTAIKYQIMIMIAIFVGCTINLFLSILFSNRFIFDAYSNLKANILKKM from the coding sequence ATGAATTCAGCCACAGATATTAGTATTTGGGAATTAGCCAGCGGTTTATTACTATTTATCATCCCCATCACTTTATTCTATATCTATAAAATTTGGATTATCAAAGATGTCCTTATTGGTCTTATTCGAATGCTTATTCAACTTTCTTTGGTGGCTTTATACCTAGAATGGATATTCGAACTCAATAATGCATGGTTAAATAGCCTTTGGGTGATGGTCATGATTATGGTCGGAATCTTCACCACCATCAGGAGAGTCGCCTTAAATTGGAGGATGTTTTTATTACCACTTCTGCTGGCCAGTTTAACCTCAGTATTCATTGTTGACTTATTCTTTTTAGGTTGGGTATTAAAACTCGATTATTTTTTCGAAGCCAGATATTTTATTCCTATTACAGGTATGGTCTTAGGTAATGCATTGAATCATAATATAGTGGGATTAACTACTTATTTTAAAGGTTTAACTGATAAATCTGACTTGTATATGTTTTTACTATCCAATACAGGGAGTAAGAAATTGGCATTAAGACCATTTATAAATGATGCTATTAAACAAGGATTGAATCCAATGATAGCGACCATGTCTGTTATTGGACTCATATCTTTACCAGGTATGATGACTGGGCAGATTCTTGGAGGAAGTTCACCAGTGACAGCTATTAAATACCAGATCATGATTATGATCGCTATTTTTGTGGGTTGTACCATCAATTTGTTTTTGAGCATCCTTTTCTCTAATCGGTTTATTTTTGATGCTTATTCTAATTTGAAAGCCAATATCTTAAAGAAAATGTAA
- a CDS encoding ATP-binding cassette domain-containing protein has protein sequence MIKVNHLELSFAEKLIFKDLSFSIEPGEKVCISGASGKGKSTILKMLMAYVIPNLGTIEINKLQINPENIKVIRNQMIWIPQNINLPVNNGLELMDLMEWSGQKNKVEELLLELGLAVSILSSDFSKISGGQKQRIIIAICLSMDKDIILMDEPTASLDEDSIDQLISCLSKFENKTMVSASHHSKWINSWDKNIAL, from the coding sequence ATGATTAAAGTCAATCATCTAGAGCTCAGTTTTGCTGAGAAACTAATATTTAAGGATTTATCCTTTTCCATTGAACCAGGAGAAAAAGTTTGTATTAGTGGAGCTTCAGGAAAAGGAAAATCCACCATTTTGAAGATGCTGATGGCTTATGTGATTCCCAATCTAGGAACAATAGAAATCAATAAGCTTCAAATAAATCCAGAAAATATTAAGGTTATTCGTAATCAGATGATATGGATTCCTCAAAACATTAATTTGCCGGTAAATAATGGCTTAGAACTAATGGATTTGATGGAATGGTCAGGACAAAAAAATAAGGTAGAGGAATTACTATTAGAATTAGGCCTAGCAGTATCAATACTGAGCTCAGACTTTTCTAAAATCAGTGGTGGACAAAAGCAAAGAATCATCATAGCCATATGTTTAAGTATGGATAAAGACATCATTTTAATGGATGAACCCACAGCATCTCTTGATGAGGATTCTATAGACCAACTCATATCTTGTTTATCCAAATTTGAGAATAAAACTATGGTGTCTGCTTCTCACCACTCAAAGTGGATAAATAGTTGGGATAAAAATATAGCCTTATGA
- a CDS encoding pyridoxal-dependent decarboxylase — translation MKSKKLSTVYDAQKFKEFGHELVDLLSEHLEEANKEETLVQHWKSPAERLEFWQQYEMDKNSPKAFFQDILEGSVNIHHANYMGHQVSPPAPLGALASFTSSLLNNGMAIYEMGAAGTAIEKVVIDDLNQRIGYDDNSDGYITHGGTLANLTALLSARKAMVEKDVWEEGSSEKLGIMVSSEAHYCVDRAVRIMGMGAAGMIKIPVDKNYAMKTELLEEHYQKAKSDGIRVMAVVGSAPSTSTGMYDDLEAIADFCEAKKLWFHVDGAHGGAAIFSKKYKHYLKGIHRADSVVIDGHKMLMTPTIMTFLLFKNKNHSYATFSQKAVYLLSKKEEEQWYNIAIKSFECTKRMMSIQFYILFKFYGEEIFDEYVTTLYDLGKELAGIISTRLNFELAIEPDTNIVCFRYHPQGKSKEELNSINAQLRQQLLEQGKFYIVQTSLKGEVFMRTTIMNPKTTTKNFELLLDEIEALAG, via the coding sequence ATGAAGAGCAAAAAACTATCCACGGTATACGACGCCCAGAAATTTAAAGAATTTGGTCACGAATTAGTAGATCTCTTAAGTGAACATTTAGAGGAGGCTAATAAAGAAGAAACACTAGTACAGCATTGGAAATCTCCAGCCGAAAGATTAGAGTTTTGGCAGCAATATGAGATGGACAAGAATTCACCAAAGGCATTCTTTCAGGATATTTTAGAGGGTTCGGTAAATATTCACCATGCCAATTATATGGGGCATCAGGTATCGCCACCTGCACCTTTAGGAGCCTTGGCTAGTTTTACGAGTTCCTTGCTCAATAATGGAATGGCCATTTATGAAATGGGAGCCGCTGGTACCGCCATAGAAAAAGTAGTGATAGATGATTTAAATCAAAGAATAGGCTATGATGACAATTCCGATGGATATATTACTCATGGCGGAACATTAGCTAATCTTACTGCTTTACTTTCAGCTAGAAAAGCCATGGTTGAAAAAGATGTTTGGGAAGAAGGAAGCTCAGAAAAATTAGGAATTATGGTTTCTTCTGAAGCCCATTATTGTGTGGATAGAGCTGTGAGAATCATGGGTATGGGTGCTGCTGGAATGATAAAGATTCCTGTGGATAAGAATTATGCCATGAAAACAGAATTGTTGGAGGAGCATTACCAGAAAGCCAAGTCAGATGGCATAAGGGTGATGGCAGTAGTGGGAAGCGCTCCTTCTACTTCCACAGGTATGTATGACGATTTGGAAGCTATCGCCGACTTTTGTGAAGCCAAGAAGCTTTGGTTTCATGTGGATGGAGCCCATGGAGGAGCAGCTATATTCTCAAAAAAATATAAGCATTATCTAAAAGGAATCCACCGTGCTGATTCGGTGGTGATAGATGGGCATAAAATGCTGATGACGCCTACTATTATGACTTTTCTTTTATTTAAAAATAAAAACCATTCCTATGCTACTTTTAGTCAGAAGGCAGTGTATTTATTAAGTAAGAAAGAAGAAGAACAATGGTATAATATAGCCATTAAATCCTTTGAATGCACCAAAAGGATGATGAGCATTCAGTTTTATATTTTGTTCAAATTCTATGGTGAAGAAATATTCGATGAATATGTGACCACCTTATACGATTTGGGTAAAGAATTAGCTGGTATAATATCAACACGATTAAATTTTGAATTGGCAATCGAACCAGATACCAATATCGTTTGTTTCCGCTATCATCCTCAAGGGAAATCTAAAGAGGAGCTTAATAGTATAAACGCACAACTTCGTCAGCAATTATTGGAGCAGGGGAAGTTTTATATTGTACAGACTAGTTTGAAAGGTGAGGTTTTTATGAGAACTACCATCATGAATCCTAAAACGACTACGAAGAATTTTGAATTATTATTGGATGAAATTGAAGCCTTGGCCGGTTGA
- a CDS encoding DUF2141 domain-containing protein, with product MKSILISLLFTLSIASLYSQSANLTIIVNGIQNAKGTMNFAVYDNAENYDKSKDYFIGESIPVESMKFEFVFYDLPYGKYAISLFHDEDEDGDLDTNWIGMPKELFGFSNNAKAKMGPPDFEDACFEINGDMELVINLVDLF from the coding sequence ATGAAAAGTATATTAATCTCACTATTATTTACATTGTCTATTGCATCACTGTATAGTCAATCAGCTAACCTCACCATTATAGTAAACGGCATTCAAAATGCAAAAGGAACCATGAACTTTGCTGTTTATGATAACGCAGAGAATTATGATAAGAGTAAAGATTATTTTATTGGAGAAAGTATACCTGTGGAATCTATGAAGTTTGAGTTTGTTTTCTACGATCTGCCTTATGGTAAATATGCCATATCATTATTTCATGACGAAGATGAAGACGGAGATTTGGACACCAATTGGATTGGAATGCCCAAAGAATTATTTGGATTTTCTAATAATGCCAAAGCTAAAATGGGTCCTCCAGATTTTGAAGATGCTTGTTTTGAAATTAATGGAGACATGGAGTTAGTAATTAATCTTGTGGACTTGTTTTAA
- a CDS encoding NUDIX domain-containing protein, translating to MEKKITIGTVCFLIDQVKDSILLLERSREPMKSMYTGVGGKTHFEEDIKESCIREIKEETGYRANNLQLKGVVKTLLQGKNSSWILFVYTCSDFNGQEISCDEGELHWVKTSDVYKINLIGFIREILPEVLSEDGFIETTLIHNENGEILDNN from the coding sequence ATGGAAAAGAAAATAACCATTGGAACGGTATGTTTCCTAATTGATCAAGTAAAAGATAGCATATTGCTTTTGGAGCGTTCTAGAGAGCCCATGAAATCTATGTATACTGGAGTTGGTGGGAAGACTCATTTTGAGGAGGATATCAAAGAATCATGCATCAGAGAAATTAAAGAAGAAACAGGATATCGAGCAAATAACTTGCAGCTCAAAGGAGTAGTTAAAACCTTACTTCAAGGCAAAAATTCCTCTTGGATTTTATTCGTTTATACTTGTAGTGATTTTAATGGACAGGAGATTTCTTGTGACGAAGGTGAATTGCATTGGGTAAAGACTTCTGATGTTTATAAAATCAATCTTATAGGCTTTATTAGAGAAATATTGCCAGAGGTGCTATCGGAGGATGGTTTTATTGAAACCACATTAATTCATAATGAAAATGGTGAGATATTAGATAATAATTAA
- the lpdA gene encoding dihydrolipoyl dehydrogenase, whose translation MNYDIIVLGSGPGGYVAAIRATQLGKKVAVIEKAELGGICLNWGCIPTKALLKSAEVYNYAKHAGDYGVKVSGEIEADFDAIVKRSRGVAEGMSKGIQFLFKKNKVDLISGFGKLKPGKKIEVTDADGKVTEYSAENIIIATGARSRELPNLPQDGNKIIGYRKAMTLDKKPESMVVVGSGAIGSEFAHFYNSIGTKVTLVEFMDNIVPVEDIDVSKQLGRSFKKAGIKVMVKSEVLSVDTTGDKCQVLIKTKKGEETVEADIVLSAVGIQTNIEGIGLEEVGIDVDRGKVLVDEFYKTNVEGYYAIGDIVPGPALAHTASHEGIICVEKIAGHHPTPLDYGNNPGCTYTQPEIASVGLTEAQAKEAGHEIKVGKFPFSASGKASAAGHKDGFVKVIFDAKYGEWLGCHMIGDHVTEMIAEAVVARKLETTGREIIEAVHPHPTMSEAIMEAVADAYGEVIHI comes from the coding sequence ATGAATTACGATATTATAGTTTTAGGTAGTGGTCCTGGCGGATACGTTGCTGCCATCAGAGCTACTCAATTAGGAAAAAAAGTAGCTGTTATTGAAAAAGCCGAATTAGGTGGAATATGCCTCAACTGGGGATGTATTCCAACTAAAGCCTTATTAAAAAGTGCTGAGGTTTATAATTATGCCAAGCATGCTGGTGATTATGGCGTAAAGGTTTCAGGTGAGATTGAAGCTGATTTTGATGCCATAGTAAAAAGAAGCCGTGGCGTTGCTGAAGGCATGAGTAAGGGAATTCAATTTCTTTTCAAAAAGAATAAAGTAGATTTAATTTCTGGTTTTGGAAAACTAAAACCAGGTAAAAAAATAGAAGTAACCGATGCGGATGGAAAAGTCACTGAATACAGTGCCGAAAACATCATCATTGCCACTGGTGCTCGTTCACGCGAATTACCAAACCTTCCTCAAGATGGAAATAAGATTATCGGTTATAGAAAAGCCATGACTTTAGACAAAAAACCAGAATCTATGGTTGTTGTGGGTTCTGGAGCCATTGGTTCTGAATTTGCTCATTTTTATAATAGCATAGGTACCAAGGTTACTTTAGTTGAGTTTATGGACAATATCGTTCCAGTGGAAGATATAGACGTGAGTAAGCAATTGGGCAGAAGCTTCAAAAAAGCCGGTATTAAAGTGATGGTGAAAAGTGAAGTTTTAAGCGTAGATACTACTGGTGACAAATGCCAGGTTTTAATTAAGACCAAAAAAGGTGAAGAAACTGTTGAAGCTGATATCGTTCTTTCTGCTGTTGGAATTCAAACCAATATTGAAGGAATCGGATTAGAGGAGGTTGGAATTGATGTAGATCGCGGTAAAGTATTGGTTGACGAGTTTTACAAGACCAATGTAGAAGGATATTATGCCATTGGCGATATCGTTCCTGGTCCTGCTTTGGCTCATACTGCAAGTCACGAAGGAATCATCTGCGTTGAAAAAATCGCAGGTCATCATCCCACACCATTAGATTATGGAAATAATCCAGGTTGTACCTATACTCAGCCAGAAATCGCCAGTGTTGGTTTAACAGAAGCACAAGCCAAAGAAGCCGGACACGAAATCAAAGTGGGTAAATTCCCATTCTCTGCTAGTGGAAAAGCCAGTGCTGCTGGACATAAAGACGGTTTTGTAAAAGTAATCTTCGATGCCAAATATGGTGAGTGGTTAGGTTGCCACATGATTGGTGATCACGTTACTGAGATGATTGCGGAAGCTGTAGTAGCTCGTAAACTAGAAACTACAGGACGTGAAATCATTGAAGCAGTTCACCCCCATCCTACTATGTCAGAAGCTATTATGGAAGCGGTTGCGGATGCTTATGGTGAAGTGATTCATATATAG
- a CDS encoding site-specific integrase translates to MSVSLKIVLRKKNTKDQTHPVKLRVTNLRKSNYIALGIHLSDKDFNKLIKGKKLPEDIKKLRAKVINAENKAQKIIEELPEYSFKEFKSLFQGIPIQKVNKSLVHLFNSYIARLEAEHRKVSANNYKSTLKHIKDFIVDIEINKIDKKLLGGFKNYLLGTGLSSTTARIYLITFKAVINANNELIDTNPFIGFQLPKSRDNKRAIPMQDLKKLLEYNFQNQKHQLYIDLFRFSFYCAGINIKDILLLKESNINGDYIEFIREKTKHKSPKLIRVFILDEARNIIRKYNSESSAYLFPVLSNEDSDYLFKTVNNTVLNVNRRLKKACNDIGIQRVMTYHARHTYATTLMNKGISIAFISSSLGHANIATTQHYLGNFTDKQMEANMKKLI, encoded by the coding sequence ATGAGTGTAAGTTTAAAAATTGTACTTAGAAAAAAGAATACGAAAGACCAAACCCATCCTGTAAAGCTAAGAGTTACAAACCTTAGAAAATCAAATTATATTGCTTTAGGTATTCATTTAAGCGATAAGGATTTTAATAAGTTAATCAAGGGCAAAAAGTTACCAGAGGACATAAAGAAACTAAGAGCAAAAGTTATTAATGCTGAAAACAAAGCTCAGAAGATAATTGAAGAATTACCAGAGTATTCCTTTAAAGAGTTTAAAAGCCTTTTTCAAGGCATACCAATCCAGAAGGTCAATAAGAGCTTAGTACATCTATTCAATAGTTATATTGCTAGATTAGAAGCAGAACATAGAAAAGTTAGTGCTAATAATTACAAATCTACACTAAAGCACATTAAAGATTTTATTGTTGATATTGAAATAAATAAAATTGATAAAAAACTCCTTGGAGGTTTTAAAAACTATCTATTAGGTACTGGACTAAGTTCTACGACTGCAAGAATTTATCTAATTACTTTCAAAGCTGTTATCAATGCAAATAATGAATTAATAGACACAAACCCATTTATTGGATTCCAATTACCCAAATCAAGGGATAATAAGCGAGCAATACCCATGCAAGACTTAAAAAAACTCCTTGAGTATAATTTTCAGAATCAAAAGCATCAATTATATATTGACTTATTCAGGTTTAGTTTTTACTGTGCAGGTATTAATATTAAAGATATTCTGTTACTAAAAGAATCTAATATCAATGGTGATTATATTGAATTTATTAGAGAAAAGACTAAACACAAATCGCCAAAACTTATTAGAGTTTTTATCTTAGACGAAGCTCGAAATATCATAAGGAAGTATAATTCAGAAAGTTCAGCTTATCTATTTCCTGTACTCTCCAATGAAGATTCTGATTATTTATTTAAAACTGTAAACAATACTGTATTAAATGTAAATAGAAGGCTTAAAAAAGCTTGTAATGACATTGGAATACAAAGAGTAATGACATACCATGCACGACATACCTATGCAACAACATTAATGAATAAAGGCATTAGCATTGCTTTCATTAGTTCTAGTCTTGGCCATGCGAACATAGCAACTACGCAACACTATTTAGGCAACTTTACAGATAAACAAATGGAAGCAAACATGAAGAAACTTATATAG